From the genome of Solidesulfovibrio carbinolicus, one region includes:
- a CDS encoding metal-dependent phosphohydrolase → MDLSFDRRAFLRLGLAVGGVAVARAAFPTLARAAASGPAALAAVAAMTPLEMADASPLVGASWQYLRDVAATIANPELRAKVEAVLDNPAPTLAARLADPKHRAAVAEELAAKGWLKGQTADTLLPPVADPAASPQPFRSAPGSGYQSHHAYPGGLPVHVAVNMRITLAIFDAYKDVYGFALDRDTVVVSQMLHDLHKPWVFAWSEAGASRPEQSLAGTGEHHVLSVAESIVRGIPAEVVVAQACAHNHPGSEKDEAEPVAWLKAAAVLAGVDAAKAGLIAPSGDTLPLPRRMEGFVCHLGDHDWVLSVPAGKWSIAALAELARDRYGIADDKSSRFNAFRNYVFSQATMMELYQTLAVSGKDGLAKAVAGIVAPA, encoded by the coding sequence ATGGACCTGTCATTTGACCGTCGGGCGTTTTTGCGCCTTGGTCTGGCCGTCGGCGGCGTGGCCGTGGCCCGGGCCGCTTTTCCGACCCTGGCTCGGGCCGCCGCTTCCGGCCCCGCGGCTCTTGCCGCCGTCGCGGCCATGACGCCGCTGGAGATGGCCGACGCCTCGCCGCTGGTGGGGGCCTCCTGGCAATACCTGCGCGACGTGGCCGCAACCATCGCCAACCCGGAACTGCGGGCCAAGGTCGAGGCCGTCCTCGACAATCCCGCCCCGACCCTGGCCGCCAGACTGGCCGATCCCAAGCACCGGGCCGCCGTGGCCGAGGAGCTGGCCGCCAAGGGCTGGCTCAAGGGCCAGACCGCCGACACCCTGCTGCCGCCCGTGGCCGATCCGGCCGCCTCGCCCCAGCCCTTTCGCAGCGCCCCGGGCAGCGGCTACCAGAGCCACCACGCCTATCCCGGCGGCCTGCCCGTGCACGTGGCCGTCAACATGCGCATCACCTTGGCGATTTTTGACGCCTACAAGGACGTCTACGGCTTTGCCCTGGACCGCGACACGGTGGTCGTCTCCCAGATGCTCCACGATCTGCACAAGCCCTGGGTCTTTGCCTGGAGCGAAGCCGGCGCGTCGCGGCCCGAACAGTCCCTGGCCGGCACGGGCGAACACCATGTGCTAAGCGTGGCCGAATCCATCGTGCGCGGCATCCCCGCCGAGGTCGTGGTGGCCCAGGCCTGCGCCCACAACCACCCCGGCTCGGAAAAAGACGAGGCCGAGCCTGTGGCCTGGCTCAAGGCGGCGGCCGTCCTGGCCGGAGTCGATGCGGCCAAGGCCGGGCTTATCGCCCCTTCGGGCGACACGTTGCCCCTGCCTCGGCGCATGGAAGGGTTTGTCTGCCACCTGGGCGACCACGACTGGGTGCTGTCCGTGCCGGCCGGCAAATGGTCCATCGCCGCCCTGGCCGAGCTGGCCCGGGACCGCTACGGCATCGCCGACGACAAGTCGTCCCGGTTCAACGCGTTTCGCAACTACGTGTTTTCCCAGGCGACCATGATGGAACTCTACCAGACCCTGGCGGTTTCGGGCAAAGACGGCCTGGCCAAGGCCGTGGCAGGCATCGTCGCGCCGGCATAA